Genomic DNA from Vanrija pseudolonga chromosome 3, complete sequence:
GTGTGCTCGCCAACAGCGCGACTGTGTCGCCATGATAGCTGCACTCGTCGCGGCATGGCTGTGTCTCCTCGCAGCTGGCTTAGTGTGCCCACCGTCTCCCACCAGCATGAAGACATTTCTGGTTGGTTAGGAGCACCCTGGGACAGACAACATACTGGCTGGGAATGTTAGCAATGTAGGTCATAGCCTGCTCACCTTGCACTAGCGATGCGCGGCCCAGGCGAACAGATACGCTGCAGTTAGCACGCCTCTGGCTGGTCTACTCACTGTCGATCAGCGGAGAGGCAGTCTAATGTCAGTGGGGCCCAGCAACCCTCACTTACAGAACCATGCGTTAACCCGCCTCGCGGCCTTCCACGACTCGGCACCGGGGACGATGATATAGGTCGACTCGTCTGGAAGAGACAGTTCCTGCGCTATCCTTACGGCCTGGATATCAGCGGCCACTCCAACTCGCACTCACCAGACCGATAAGAGTCCACGACAGATTGTCCTGCGACTTGCACGCTGTGTTCGTCTCTTGACGCTTGCCTCCCTGCGCGGTCGCTGCCGGATCCTCGATGAGCATTGGCCGAGGAGGGTACTCGCTGAGCACGAGGAGTGCTTCAACAGTGCCTATGGTGCGCATTGTCGCGCTGCCGAGTCAGTAATGCAGCATACTGTAGCACTTACGCTCCCATAGTGATGTATCCGATCCGCTGCATCAACCATGACACAAGTTTGCTCTGCACGAGGCGAGAGCGGCTCGGCTCGTAGGGATCATACGACTGCCCGAGGTTGACGTAGCGAACAGCGACACAGGCGATCGCTGCGAGGAGAATTGGCTCACGCTGCAGCTCACCAAAGTTCTGAGGCTGGAGGAGCTCGTTCGGTACAATCGGGTAGCACGGGTTGATCTTCGTGGAGAAGCTACGGTCAGCGGAGGCTCAGGCAACGCACTCACCAGTTGAGCAGCgtctccgcctcgtccgacgTCAACAGGCCGTCGCGCACTGGCATCCACCGGTTCCACATGCCGCGGTCATGGCCGCGCTCTGGTGAAACATCCGACTCGGATGTAACTTCGGGTCCCGATCCTTCGTTATCAGCGACTGAGCAGAGTAGtcggagcgcgtcggccggaGTCTCTAGGCTGCTGTTCTCGACCAGCTCAATGTTGGACGACCCCTCGGTCTGATTCGAAGGGCTAGTGTCGAGCCCATACTCGGGGTGAAGAAGGACTGCCGGCGTAGGTCTGGTATCAGCGCCATCTATTAGTCTCGCTCCGTACCTGCTGTACGGCTGCGGCGGGACAAATTGTGCCAATGGGGGAGACGggggcgatggcggcgacgactcACGTTGAGGTCGTACACTCCCCTGCTTGCGGCGGCTCTGGTACGGGTCGTCGCCGAACACACAGTCGCGACCGGTGCGACGACAGCGTTTGCACGGTGGCGGGCCTGGTGCGTCCACACTGCCGAGGTCGCACCGAAGCTTGGATTTTCGACAGGCCGTGCACGCACGATAgaggcggtggtgcggggcCGCCGCTCGCGGGGTAGGTACACGCTTTGCCGGGGTGGCCATGGTGGTTGCGGAGGATGTACAGTCGGGTAGTTGCGGCGAGTGCAAGAGTAGTTGTAGTCGCTTCGTATCGGAGCATGCTGTACAGCTTGGGGAGCAGGTTCGGAGGGGTCGGTCGCAttggccgagctggccgaggcttggcggcgccgaaggGATCCGAAGTGGGCCGGCGTTTGCTCGGCTATGCCAGGAAAAGACGGCCCGATAGGCAATTGACATGCGGGGTTTTGCTGTGCGCGTATCGTCAAGCTATCTATGCGTGAATGCGTGAGTTATGGAGGTGGGGACTTTGGAAGAAGATACTGCTTGCCGCATTCCGGGGATACTCTCGCGCAGGCATTGCAATCGTGAGTCGTCGTGGCCATGGCGAATGCCGGCAAGCCGAAGCGCGCACCCAGTTCACTATTGTGCTGGTGCGAGTGAACCTTGCGCCAGAAGGAGAGGTGCCTTGGTGCACTGTACGGTTGACATCCATACGAGATCATGGCCATTGCCCCGGCGGGCGTTGCACTCGATATCCTCTCTCTACACTGGTCCCAGTGTGGACGGGCAGACAAGCTCGTGCGTCAAGTCATGGAGGTGAGCCTGGAGTAATTGGTGCCGGCCACAGTCAGTCTCGTACCAGCAAGACTCTAGGGCACAATTGCATGTGGTGAATGGACACTGCGCACGCAGCATTGGCTATTGTACATGCCGCATAGGTGCCCAGGTCATAAGGGGTCTACGGAACAGCTGCTCAGACGGCGTCTCCTATGACGCCTCTGGCAGACGGAAGTTGAGGTGTggtcgcgtcggcctcgtccagGCCTCTAATAAACATTGGTGTAGAACTTGcactgctcctcgtcggagAGCGCGCCAATCTTCTCAATCTCGTACCGCTTGACCTTGATGTAGGATTCGAGGAACTTGGGGTGGAACCAGCCGGACAccaccttgtcggcctcgagcttgtcgagggcATCGGCGAGCGAGGTAGGAAGCTGAGTGccggcagcctcctcctcgctcagAGTCTCCTGCTCCGAGTTGATCACCTCTGGCGCCGGCAGGTTGTCGCGGATGCCCTCGATACCGGCGCGGAAGAGGA
This window encodes:
- the ARO80_0 gene encoding Transcriptional activator ARO80 — protein: MLRYEATTTTLALAATTRLYILRNHHGHPGKACTYPASGGPAPPPLSPTPAVLLHPEYGLDTSPSNQTEGSSNIELVENSSLETPADALRLLCSVADNEGSGPEVTSESDVSPERGHDRGMWNRWMPVRDGLLTSDEAETLLNCFSTKINPCYPIVPNELLQPQNFGELQREPILLAAIACVAVRYVNLGQSYDPYEPSRSRLVQSKLVSWLMQRIGYITMGAATMRTIGTVEALLVLSEYPPRPMLIEDPAATAQGGKRQETNTACKSQDNLSWTLIGLAVRIAQELSLPDESTYIIVPGAESWKAARRVNAWFYCLSADRHVSVRLGRASLVQAKMSSCWWETMIGILQELLYSKPSVTEEHMRTGRYEPILHRMKPELDSLWVWIAGDLPPSWPPQSTGEYLTPDELREILWRIEHDYVRLYANAISLRATQARIRRLHLDKAGERVMHGAVLQYAEGPFLLEAVDAATHLLRYGIALHKRKTLRYCPGRIFLRIMYASVFLMKAISFGVILPPAQDIVDMQYEMIRGFREASIDEEHVAWELATLLSRIFPSLPSPGAAVEARNADADSTALMDPLQIAFEATAGADGALAPDLEQTDLFASLGFDPIAILWGKDGPAGGSELAAGYGFDGDVHL